Within the Streptosporangium album genome, the region GTAGACCCCGGGCGTGTGACCGCCCCCCTCGTACGGCGGGGCGTAGACGAACGGCGCCCGCCCGGCCAGCGCCCGGACCACCGCGATCCGCACGTCACTGCCGTGGGTGCCGACCACCGCGTCGATCGCTCCGCTGTCCGCGAGCATCCCGACCTCGGCGGACACCCGCCGCGCGGGGCGGCCACCGTCGATCAGAACCAGCTCGATCGGCCTGCCGAGCATCCCGCCCGCGAGGTTGACCTCGTCGGCGGCGAGGATCGCACAGTTGATCGCACATGGTCCCACCAGGCCGAGGACCCCGGAGACCGGCACCACAAGTCCAACGCGCAGGGCGTCGCTCTGGATGAGCTGGGCTTCCAGAGGATCGATGACCGGTGTGACGGCTTCTGCCACACAGACGAGTATCCTCCCAAAAGAAGCCTTGGCAGACCTTTTATGCAACTGGGATAAAGGCGGGAGCCTCACGTGGTGACGACCGGACTGGGATCCTCGCTCGCCTACCTGCTCAGCAGGGCAGAGCGCAGCGTCAACCGCGGTCTCGCCGCCGCGGTGACCGCCGAGGATGTCACGGTCGAACAGTGGCGCATCCTGCGTGCCCTGGCCGACGGGCGGGGGCACTCGATGGGCGATCTCGCCGAGGCCGTGCTGATGCCGCATCCGACGCTGACCAAGGCGATCGACCGGTTCATCGACCGCTCGCTCGTCTACCGGGGGCACGATCCGGCCGACCGGCGCAAGGTCGCGGTCTTCCTGTCCGACCGGGGGGCCGAGCTGCTCGCCCGGGTGGAGGGCGGGGTGGCCGGCCACCACCGGCTGATCGAGGCCGCCTACGGCACCGAGCGCACCGAGCAGCTGATGCATGACCTGCACAGGCTGGTCGTGGCCCTGGACGAGCCCTCCCGATCCGTCGCGGGGCCGGAGCCGGCCGATCCCGCCCGTTCGTGACGCGCCCGGCATGGCCGGAGCGTCTTCCGCCGGTGGAGGGCCCGGCCTCCCGGGTCCGCCGGGGAGACCGGGCCGGTCCGTCAGGGGTGGAGACCGCGCAACCGGTGGGCCTCGGCGACCCTGCCCACGCCGATGAGGTGGGCCGCCTGGCGCAGGCTGATCCCGCGCTCGGCGGACATCGCCGTGACCGCGTCGAAGGAGTCCTCCATGAGCTCGCGGAGCCTGGTGTCGACCTTGGCCGCGCTCCAGGAGCAGGCCTGCAGGTTCTGCACCCACTCGAGGTAGGAGACGATCACACCGCCCGCGTTGGCCAGGATGTCCGGGACCACCGTGGTCCCGGCGTCGCCCAGGATCCGGTCCGCCTCCGGGGTGGTCGGGCCGTTGGCGCCCTCCACGATCAGGCGGGCCCTGACCTTGGGCGCGTTCTCCGCCGTGATCACGCCCTCCAGCGCGGCGGGGACGAGCACGTCCACGTCGAGCTCCAGCAGGTCGGAGTGGGACAGGGCGTCGGCGTGGCGATAGCCGTACACGCCGCCCGTCTCCTGCACCCACGCCCGCAGGTCGTCGACGTCCAGGCCGGAGTGGTTGACCACCGCGCCGGTGGCGTCGGAGACCGCCACCACGCGGCAGCCGGCGTCGGCGAGGTAGCGCGCGGCCGGCGCGCCGACCTTCCCGAAGCCCTGGACCGCGACGGTGCGGCCCTCGGGGGAGCCCGGGAGGGCCTTGAGCGTGGCGATCAGCACACCGCGGGAGGTGGCTCCGGCCCGGCCCAGGGAGCCGCCGAGGGCCGTCGGCTTGCCGGTCACCACGCCGGGCACGGGGTAGCCCGCACTCACCGAGTAGGTGTCCATGATCCAGGCCATGGTCTGCTCGTCGGTGCCGACGTCGGGTGCCGGGATGTCCTTGTCCGGGCCGATGATGGGCAGGATCTCGTTGACGTAACGGCGGGTGACCCGCTCCAGCTCCCGCGTGGTCAGCGAGGCCGGGTCCACGGAGACGCCGCCCTTGGCGCCGCCGTACGGGATGCCGACCAGCGCGCACTTCCAGGTCATCCACATGGCCAGCGCGGTGACCTCGTGGATGTCGGTGGAGGGGTGGAAGCGGATCCCGCCCTTGGCGGGGCCGCGGGTGGTGTTGTGCTGGACCCGGAAGCCGCGCACGACGTCCATCCGGCCGTCCTCGCGGCGGACGGGCACCGCGACGGTGAGCGAGCGTCGGGGGGTGGCCAGCATCGTGCGCATGCCGTCGTCCAGGTGGAGCCGGTCGGCCGCCTGGTCGAGCTGGAACAGCGCGGAGTCGAGGGCCTGACGGCCCGGGCTGATGAAGGGGGTGGCTGCCGGCGTCGTTGACGGCACCGTGAGAGTCATGAAGGAGAGCCTCCGTACGGGAGCGGAGCGCCGTTGCTCCGCTCAGGGCTGCTGGTAATGATCACACGATTGCCGGAGTCTTTGCCGGGTCGTGTGAAACTTTGCGTACTTGTGGATGCGTTTTGTGTCTTTCCTCACTTCCGGATTGCTCTGTCGTTATCGATCAGAGCGGATGGGCACGGTGAGGGCAACGCGCCAATATGGCAGGCTGCCGTTGGCATGCCTGCCGTTCTGTAGTGCTGAAGGGATCAACGTGCCGGAACTTGTGGTCGGGCCACTGCTGCGTTACGTGAATGAGACCAGCGCATCGGTGTGGGTGGAGACCAGCGAGCCGTGCGAGGTGACGGTCGAGGTCGGTGAGGCACGGTCACAGGCGCTGACGTTCACCGTGCACGGCCACCACTACGCGATCGTGGACGTCGCCGCCGAGGGCGCCTACCAGGTCCGGCTGGCCGGGGAGACCGTGTGGCCCCTGCCGGACCAGCGGCCCGGCCGTATCCGCTTTCTCGGCCCCGGCGGACCGAACCGGGTGGTGTTCGGCTCCTGCCGGACCAGCGTGCCGCATGACACGATGCACATCGTCTCGCACGGGGTCGACGTCCTGCGTGCGTACGGCCGCAGCATGATGGACAGCCCCGAGGAGGAGTGGCCCGACATGCTGCTCCTGCTCGGCGACCAGGTCTACGCCGACGAGCCGTCGGTGGAGATGCTGAAGTTCATCAAGGACCGCAGGGACGGCGAGCCGGTGGGTGAGATCGCCGACTTCGAGGAGTACGCCGAGCTGTACCGGCAGGCGTGGACCGACCCGGAGATCCGCTGGATCCTCTCGACGGTGCCCAGCGCGATGATCTTCGATGACCACGACCTGCGCGACGACTTCAACACCTCCGCCTCCTGGCGCGAGAAGATGGCTGCGGTCTCCTGGTGGCCGCGCCGGGTGGCCTCCGGGCTCGGCGCCTACTGGATCTACCAGCACCTGGGCAACATGTCACCGGATGAGCGCTCCTCGGACAAGCTGCTCAGCAAGCTGTGCGCGGCCGAGGGCGACGGGGGCGAGGCGCTCGACACCTTCGCCCGGCGCGCCTACGACGTCCCCGCCGACAACCGGTGGAGCTACTCCCGCGACCTCGGCGGCACCCGCCTGATCATGCTCGACTCCCGCTGCGCCCGGCAGCTCACGCAGGGGGACCGGCGCATGATCGACCCGGTGGAGTGGGAGTGGCTGACCGAGGAGCTCCGCAGGGGCGGGGTGGAGCGCTTCGTGATCGGCACGTCGGTGCCGTTCCTGCTCCCGGCCGGCATCCACCACATCCAGAACTGGAACGAGGCGCTGGCCCAGGGTGCCTGGGGCAGGACGGCGGCCCGCTGGTCCGAGGCGCTCCGCCAGGCCGTCGACCTGGAGCACTGGGCGGCCTTCCGGCGTTCCTTCGAGGACCTGTCCGAACTGCTGGCCGGGACGGGGAAGCCGGTGATCGTGCTCTCCGGCGACGTGCACTACTCCTACGTGGCCAAGGCCAAGGGGCTGCCCGTCTACCAGCTCGTCTGCTCCCCGATCCGCAACCCGCTGAGCCGTACGCTCCGCCTGGCCAACATCGTCGCCCAGTTCGGCGTCGCCACACTGATCGGCGGCTGGCTCTCCCGCCTGGCCAGGATCCCCAGACCTCCGTTCAAGTGGCGGATCACCAACGGTCCCTGGTTCTCCAACGCGCTGGCCACCCTGTCCCTGGACACCACACCCCTGTCCGTCCGCTGGGACACCGCCACCGGGACCAACCTGTCGGAGGTCACCACCGTGGAGCTCCCCGACCACGGTTGACGGACCCCCGGAACCGGTACGGCCCGCGCCCCGGGGCGCGGGCCGTACGGAGGATCACTTCGCGAACTCGGCGAGGGCGTCGGCGAGCTGGTCGACGGCCCAGAGGAGGTCCTCCTCGGAGACGACGATCGGCGGGGCCAGGCGGATGGTGGAGCCGTGGGTGTCCTTGGCGAGGACACCGCGGCGCATCAGCGCCTTGGAGATCTCGCGCCCGGTCGCCAGGGAGGGGTCGATGTCGATACCCGCCCACAGGCCGCGGCCGCGCACGGTCACCACGCCCTGCCCGATGAGGCCGCGCAGCCTCTCGTGCAGGACCGCTCCGAGCTCCTTGGCCCGTGCCTGATACTCGCCGGTGTTGAGGAGCTCGATGACCGCGCATGCCACCGCGCAGGCGAGCGGGTTGCCGCCGAAGGTGGATCCGTGCTGGCCCGGCCTGATCACGCCGAGGATGTCCTCGTTGGCGGTGATCGCCGAGACCGGGACGACCCCGCCGCCCAGAGCCTTGCCCAGCACGTAGATGTCGGGGACGACCCCCTCGTGGTCGCAGGCGAAGGTGTCGCCGGTGCGGCCGAGACCGGACTGGATCTCGTCGGCGATCATCAGGATGTTCTCGGCGGTGCAGAGCTCGCGGACCTGGGTGAGATAGCCGTCCGGCGGGACCAGCACGCCGGCCTCGCCCTGGATGGGCTCCAGCAGCACCGCGACGGTGTTGGCGTCGACGGCCTCGCGGATCGCCTCGACGGAGCCGTACTTCACGACCGTGAAGCCCGGGGTGTAGGGGCCGAAACCGTCGTGGGCGTCGGGGTCGGTGGAGAAGCTGATGATCGTGGTGGTGCGGCCGTGGAAGTTGTCCTCCATCACGATGATGTTGGCCTGCTCCGGGGCGACGCCCTTGACCTCGTAGCCCCACTTGCGGGCCACCTTGATCGCGGTCTCCACGGCCTCGGCGCCGGTGTTCATCGGCAGGACCATTTCCTTGCCGGTGAGGTCGCCCAGCCCGGCGGCAAAGGCGGCGAACTGGTCGTGGAAGAAGGCGCGGCTGGTCAGGGTGAGCTTGGCCAGCTGCTGCTGCGCCGCCTCAACGATCTTCGGATTGCCGTGGCCGAAGTTCAGCGAGGAGTAACCGGACAGGCAGTCCAGGAACCGCTTGCCCTCCACGTCGGTCACCCAGGCGCCCTGCGCCTCGTGGATCACGATGGGGAGCGGGTGGTAGTTGTGCGCGCTGCGGCGTTCGCTGAGCTCGATGAACTGGTCTGTGGTGGTCATCCGATATTCGCCGTTTCTTTGCTTTTGGCTGCTATGTCTACTTTCATCCCCGAATCTCAAGCGTGCAGCACTTCGGCCCGCCGCCCGCTTTGCGCAGCTCCGACAGGTCGACCGGGATGACCTCGAAACCGTGGCGCTTGAGCTCCAGCTGGAGGTTGGCCGCCTCGAGGTTGATCACCACGTGGGTGCCGTCGCTGACCGCGTTGAGGCCCAGCACGGTCGCGTCGCTCTCATCCGCGACGACCGCGTCGGGGAACAGGTTCTTTAGCACTTCCTGGCTCCCCGCCGAGAAGGCCCCCGGGAAGTATGCCACGTTATGTCCGTTTAGCGGGAACAGTGCGGTGTCCAGGTGGTAGAAGCGGGGGTCCACCAGCTGCAGCGTTACCACCGGGCGGCCGAGGAACTCCTGGGCCTCCTTGTGCGCGGTGATGTTCGTGCGGAACCCCGTCCCGGCCAGCACCAGGTGGTCGAGAGTGAGGAAGTCTCCCTCGCCCTCGTTGGTGAAGGCCGCCTCGTGCACCCGGTCGTAGCCGTTGGCGACGAACCACTTCAGATACGCCGGCCCCTCGGCGGCACGCTCCTGGTGAGCGAACCGCGCGCCGTACACCCGGCCGTCGACGACGAGCGCGCCGTTGGCGGCGAAGACCATGTCCGGCAGGCCCTCCACCGGGTCGATCAGGCTGACCCGGTGCCCGAGCTCCTCATAGGCGCTCTTGAGCCCCTCCCACTGCCGGACCGCCACCTTGCGGTCGGCACCGGCTTCGGGGTCCATCCACGGGTTGATCGCATACTCAACCGCAAAGTAGTCGGGCCGGCACATGAGATAGTGCTTGGTCATGGGGGAGCTCCGCAAAGGATGTCGTGGTGGGGATGGCAACAGCCTAGGAACGGAGGTTCGCGCGGGCCAAGAGTCCGATCGTGCGCGTTTGCGCAGCTCTCTTGCGTGTTTCAGGTAATCGACGGCGATCCGTTGTGTGTGGTGATCAACGGGGCGTCGATCAGCCGGGAGAGCACGATGGAGCTCTTGGTCCGCACCACGAACGGCTCCGAGGCGATGCGCTCGATCACCTGCTCCACATGGCGCACGTCGGTTGCCCTGACGTGCAGCAACGCGTCGGCCTCACCGGTGATGGTGCACGCGGAGACCACCTCGGGAAGGCGGGCGACGGCCACCCCGATCTCCGCCGGAGAGGTTTTGCCCGCGCAGAAAAGCTCCACGTAGGCCTCGGTGGTCCAGCCGAGCGCCGCGGGCTCCACCCTCGCGGTGAACCCGGTGATCGCCCCCGTCTCGCGTAGCCGATCCACCCGCCGTTTCACCGCCGACGCCGACAGGCCCACCCTCTGCCCGATCTCCGCATAGGTGCTGCGGGCGTCCTCGACGAGCGCCCCGATGATGTCACGATCCAGCCGATCCAGTTCCACGCTGCTTTGTAACACACCACTTCACGCCGTTCGGCAACGCGGTGGGCCGCGCCGGTCGTGAAACGGCGGACGGCCCCTCCACGACGCGGAAAACGGGTGGCCTCTCCGCGACGCGGAAAGAGGGCCGCGACGGAATGTCACGACCCTCTTCTGCGGTCCCCGGCCATCCGGATGTCGCGCGCCTCAGGCGGGCTCAGGCGGGCTCGGATGCGCTCAGGCGGGCTCGGCCTCGCCCGTGGCCTGCTCCATTGCCTCTTCCGGAGACGCCTCCAGGTCGTCGCCTGCCTGGGCGAGCGCCGACTGCTTGTCCAGGCGGACCCAGCTCGTCACGCTCTCGATGGCGAACAGCACGCCGAGGTAGAGGGTGAGCGCGGCCAGCACCCAGGTCAGCACCCCGAACGCGGCGCCGGCACCGATCAGCAGCAGCCGGAGCTCCCAGCCCAGTCCGGCCTTGAACACCCAGTCGGGCGGCCAGATGCTCTGCCGGGTCCGGTACACCGTGTCGTAGGTGTGGTAGCCGATCACGTAGATCAGCACGAAGAGCAGCCACTTGGGCGCGTCCGCGGCCAGGCCGATCAGGATGATCGTGAGGAACTCGATGGTCCGGATCAGCGGCGGCATCAGCCAGTCGAGCCTGCCCAGGTGGTCACGGGCCACGGTCGGCAGCACCAGGGCCACCATGACCAGGACCGGGACGAGCAGGACCGGGCCCTCGTCCAGCATCCCGCTCACCGCCATCGCGACGATCGCGAGCAGCGCGGCGAGCGCGGCCGGCACCGGGGGCAGCCCCGGCCCCACCTTGTCGCGGAGCGCCATCACCAGCGGGCCGTCGTCCCGGTAGGCGAGCAGCCGCGCGGTCTGGATGCGCAGCCGTTCCTCGTAGGGGTCGGGGACGGGGCTGGTCTGCGGCTGGGTGATCATGCGAGTGACCTCATCAGACGTCCGGTGAGCGTGTAGGTGGCGGCGATACCGCCCCAGATGATCAGCGTGAGGAAGGTGACCCGGGCGTCGAAGAGGGCGCTGACGATGGCGATGGCGGCGAAGCGCTCACCGATCGGGAAGACGATCATCTTGCGGGCCCAGTAAACGGCCCGGTACTTGCCCGCCTTGCTCCACATCTTCAGCAGCCCCCTGATCCCGCCGCTGCGCGCGATCTTGCGCTGCTCCAGCGCCGCGCGCAGCTCGGTGTCGGCGCTGATCGTCAGCGACACCGAGGGCAGCGGCGACGGGGGCTTGCGCCGGTTGGCAGCGCCGAACGAGAAGTCCAGCAGGTGCTTGCCGGACTGCAGGCTCAGCGCGATCAGCGCCAGCGTCCACACGTCACCCACGCCGGAGACGGCCGCGCCGACCGCCAGGCCGGCGAAGACCACATACTCCTTGAAGCGGTCGAAGGTGGCGTCCAGCCAGGCCCCGAGCACGCCGAACTTGCGGGCGTAACGTGCGACCTGCCCGTCCACGCAGTCGAACACGAACGCGAAGTAGATCAGGACGCCGCCGGCGACCATCCCGGCCCGCGCGCCGGTGGCGAAGCACGCCGCCGCGGCCACGCCCAGGGCGATGGAGATCAATGTGACCTGGTTGGGCGTCAGTCCCCTGCGGGCCGCCCAGCGGGCGATGAATCGGGAGTAGGTGCTGACGAAATAGGTGGTGAAGAAGCCGTCGGCGCCCTTGACCGCGTTGTTCAGCCGGGCCCTGTCCTCGTTGATCATGGACATCTCGGCCGCCGACTCGTCGGCCTGCTCCTGGCTGACCAGCCGGCGGAAGAACAGGTCGCGACGGCCTCGGATGCCGACCGAGACGCCTCGCCGTACCAACCCCAGGACCAGGAGCTGGACCAGGTCGTCCTCGGGGCCGAGCAGGTGCGCCATGTCGGCGAGCTCGCGGGCGGCCTCGGCCAGTGTGGGCGCGTGCTTGTGGTGCAGGTGCAGCGGGCCGAGCAGGACGGCGTTGGGCCGGGTCACCGCGTGGTAGGCCGAGCCCACCGAGATCACCCGGGACTTGCTGGCGCGCGCCCGGACCGGCAGGTCTTCCCAGGTCCGGTCGCCGATCTCCGGCTCCGCCTCGTCGATCGGGACGTCGGGGACGATGGTGTCGCCGTTCTCGTCCTCTTCGTGGGGCTCCTTGGCGATCAGCGCGAGCGCTCCGCGCTTCGACTTGGTGATCTGGTAGATCAGCTCGTCGTGGATAAGGGAGTTGGCCGGGAGGATGAGCAGGTTCTCCGTGGCGTGCTCGACCGCGTCGGCCACGGCACGCAGGTCGCCGGCGAGGTCGGAGGTCTCGACGAGACTGCCGGGGAAGCCCCGGTAGGCCGGGGCGTCGCCGGTGCGGGCGATCGTCACCGGCGCGGAGTCGAGCGAGGCGAGCTGGCCGTGCAGCTTGCCGATCACAGTGGGGCAGCCGGGGAGCGCGGGCAGAGTCAGCGCGGCGGGCGGCGTCGACTGAGCCGGAGCGGCATCGGGGCCGGGCGATGAGCCCAGCAGGACCACGCGGGGCATGGCACCCTTTCGTGCGGGGGCGGGGTAAAACGTGGCGCGGGGAGGTCGCCAGAGGTCAAAGTTTAGTGAGTTTTGGATGAACAACATGCACCCGTGATCCATCTGTGCCACTTGATCATGATTGAAACGCTGACACGTAGGGCATCCCACTAGACTGACCCGGTGAGTCTTTACCGTGACGACGGCATCGTGCTGCGCACCCACAAGCTGGGCGAGGCCGACCGGATCGTCACGGTCCTGACGCGGCGCACCGGCAAGATCAGGGGGGTCGCCAAGGGGGTCAGGCGGACCATGTCACGGTTCGGCGCCCGCCTGGAACCGTTCACCCATGTGGATCTCCAACTCCACACCGGCCGCACGCTCGACGTGATCACCCAGGCCGAGACGGTCCGCCCGTACGGCGAGGCACTCGTGGCAGACTACCCGCGCTACACCGCGGGCAGCGCGATGCTGGAGACCGCAGACCGGCTGACCCTGGGGGAGAAGGAGCCGGCGCTCCGCCAGTTCCTGCTGCTCGTCGGCGGCCTGCGCACGCTCGGCTCGGGGGAGCACGAGGCCCGGCTGGTCCTCGACGCCTACTTCCTGCGCTCGCTGGCCGTCGCCGGTTACGCCCCGGCGCTGGAGTCGTGCGCCCGCTGCAGGGCCCCCGCGATCCGGGCGTTCGCCATCGTGGCGGGGGGCGTGGTGTGCGGGGGCTGTCGTCCCGCGGGCGCCGCCGTGCCGGCCGGGGAGACTCTCGCCCTGATGGTCGCGCTACTGAAGGGCGACTGGCTCACCGCCGACGCCTCCGAGGGCCGGCACCGCGCCGAATGCAGTGGGCTGGTCGCCGCATATCTCCAGTGGCACCTGGAACACGGCATACGCTCTCTCCGACACGTAGAAAGGGAGCCTGCCTCGTGAACGTCCGTCCCCCGGCCTCTCACCCCTCCGGTGCCGTCCCGCCCCCCATCCCCCGCGACCTCGTGCCCCAGCACGTGGCGATCGTGATGGACGGCAACGGCCGCTGGGCCAAGCAGCGTGGCCTGCCGCGGACCGAGGGCCACAAGGCGGGCGAGGCGTCGCTCTTCGACGTGATCGAGGGAGCGATCGAGCTCGGCATCCCCTATCTGTCGGCCTACGCCTTCTCCACCGAGAACTGGAAGCGCTCCCCGGACGAGGTGCGTTTCCTGATGGGGTTCAACCGCGACGTCATCCGCCGCCGCAGGGACGACCTCCACGCCATGGGCGTGCGGGTCCGCTGGGCCGGTCGCCCCGGACGGCTGTGGAAGAGCGTCATCTCCGAACTGCAGGACGCCGAGAGGATGACCGAGCGCAACTCCACGCTGACCCTGCAGTTCTGCGTCAACTACGGCGGGCGCGCCGAGATCGTGGACGCGGCGCTGCGGCTGGCCGAGGACATCGCCGCCGGCCGGGTGAAGCCGGGCCGGGTGCGGGAGGAGACCTTCGCCCGCTACCTCGACGAGCCCGAGATCCCCGACGTCGACCTGTTCGTGCGCTCCTCGGGCGAGCAGCGCACCTCCAACTACCTGATCTGGCAGATGGCCTACGCCGAGATGGTCTTCCTCAACCGTCTGTGGCCCGACTTCGACCGCAGGGACCTGTGGGAGGCCTGCGAGACCTACGCCAAACGCGACAGACGGTACGGCGGCGCCGTGCCCAACCAGGTCTGAGCCTCCTGCCCGGGCGGGTCGGATTCCGCCCCGGGGCCCTCACCCCCGCCCGGCGGCCGGTGAGACCGCCGGGCACGTTCCGGCTCAGCGGAGGGTGGAGGAGACCGCTGCCCCCGCCGGGCGTGCCGCCCCGTGCCGGGTTGGCGCCGCGGCCGATCGCTCTGTTGCGGGTCATGACGCTGTTGAGCACCACTCTTAGAAGCGATCACAAGGAGGTGAGGCCCGTGACGACCGCCCCCGTCGTCATGGAGCTGGTCGGCCTCCCGGATCCGCCCCTGCGGCTGATCGTCGGCAGCCACTCCTGTCGACGCAGGCGCTCGCTGCAGACGTCGTGTAGGGCGACTGCCCGCCGGCGTCGGCATAGATGACGGCGAGGGCGCTTTGGCGGGGAGGGAAATGCTCGAACGACGTCCTGGCATGGGCGCAGCCGATGGAAGGCGCACCGCTCCTCACCTATGACCGAGGTCACACTCAGGGGTGGAGTCTCGTATCCTTCGAGCGCAGCCATAGCGCTCTCCGTCAAACTTCTCAGAGGAGCCTGAACAGGATGAAATTCTGAGTCGAGGACAAGCATGGGAGGTTCCCGCGAGGGGAGAGCGGTTGGTTCGAGAGTCCCCGATGAGGTCGTCCCCCGAGAGGTGCACCCGTTGACTGTCAGGATCGAACGCGACGGCCCCGTCGCGACCGTCGTCCTGTCCCGTCCCGAGGCGCGCAACGCCGTGGACGGACCCACCGCCGCGGCCCTCGCCGACGCCTTCCGTGACTTCGACGCCGATCCGGACGCGGCGGTGGCCGTGCTGTGGGGTGAGGGCGGCACGTTCTGCGCCGGTGCCGATCTCAAGGCCATCGGCACCGAGCGGGGCAATCGGGTGGCTCCCGGCGGTGACGGGCCGATGGGCCCCACCCGGATGCGGCTCGGCAAGCCGGTGATCGCGGCGGTCGCGGGGTACGCGGTCGCGGGCGGCCTGGAACTGGCGCTCTGGTGCGATCTCCGGGTGGCTGAGAGCGACGCGGTGTTCGGCGTCTTCTGCCGCCGCTGGGGCGTTCCGCTGATCGACGGCGGCACCGTCCGGCTGCCGCGGCTGATCGGGACCGGCCGCGCGATGGACATGATCCTCACCGGGCGTCCGGTGCCCGCCCGGGAGGCCTGCGACATGGGCCTGGTCAACCGGGTGGTCCCGGTCGGCCAGGCGCGTGAGGCCGCCGAGAGCCTCGCCGCCGGCATCGCGCGCTTCCCACAGGCCTGCATGCGCGGTGACCGCATGTCGGTACTGGAGCAGGAGGGGCTGAGCGAGGAGGAGGCCATGGCGGGTGAGCTGCACCACGGCATGGAGGTCCTGCCCGGCGCGGTGGCCGGTGCCGCTCGCTTCACCTCGGGAGCCGGACGCCACGGCGACTTCGGTGCGATCTGAGGGGGCGGTCAGGCCTTGACCTCGCGCAGGCGGCCGGTTTCGACCTCGTAGACGAAACCGCGTACGGAGTCGGTGTGGGGGATGAAGGGGTCGTCCTTTGGGGGCGGGCCGCCACAGGACAACCTACCCCTATTGCCTACTTAGTCAATAGGTAATTACGGAGTGTGGCGTCAGGCGCGGCGGCGGGCGCGGTAGGCGGCGACGTGCATGCGGTTTCCGCATGTACGGCTGTCGCAGTAGACCCGTGAGCGGTTGCGCGACTCGTCCACGAAGACGTGATCGCAGTCGGGGGCCGAGCAGGTGCGCAGGCGCTCCCACTCGCCATCCACGAGCAGATGGGAGAGCGCGACGCCCAGGTCCGCGGAGAGATGCTCGGCGAGCGAGGCGTCGGGGGCGAAGTAGTGGACGTGCAGGGCGTGGCCGTCGTGCTCGGTCAGGTGTGGGGTGATGCGGCTGCCGCTCAGCAGCGTGTTCAGCCGGATGACCGCGGTGGCCTGATCGGGAGCGGTGAAAACCTTGTGAAAGGCCTCGCGCAGGGCGCGCACCTGGCTCAGGTCCGCGGCGCCGAGCTCACCGACGCCGCTCACCTGCCGGCGTTCCACGAATTCGCAGAGCTGTACCAGGTCGGTCAGCCCGTCCTCACCTCCCGTGGAGGGAGAGGTGTTGACGAGATCGACCACCGTGGCGAGTGAGTGCACCATGTCATGTCCGAATGGCATGTTGACTCCCGTTGAATGCGGTTTCAGCGTTAGGGAACCCGTACGGCGGCTCGCCGTCTCGGAAGAGTATCTCTCCGGCGGGTGTCCGTGGGCCTCTCACGATCGCGCGACGCCACGAGGTACGGCGTGCGCGGCCGGGGCGGGGTCCGCGGCCGTTCCCGGTTCCGGTATCCCCGCCGGGTGGGGGACTGCCCCGCCCGCCAGCCGTCAGATCCGGCTCGGCGCCTTCGCGGGCCTGACGGCCATCGAGCAGGAGCCACAGGTGCCGAAGACCTCGATCGTATGAGTGATCTCGGTGAAGCCGTGTTCGGAGCCGACCGCCTCGGCCCAGCGCTCCACCGCGGGTCCGGCAACCTCCACGGTGCGGCCACAGCGGCGGCAGACCAGGTGGTGGTGGTGATCGCTGCTGGTGCACGCGCGGTAGACCGACTCGCCGTCGTCGGTCCTGAGCATGTCGACATGGCCGCTGTCGGCCAGCGCCTGAAGCGCCCGGTAGACCGTGGTCAGCCCGATCTTCGCCCCTTCGGCGCGCATCTCGGCGTAGACGTCCTGCGCGCTGCGGAAGCCCTCGCTCTGGCGGAGAATCTCGTGGACGGCATCGCGTCTGTTGCTCATCGGCTGGGCTCCTCTGCTCGGCTCCGGCGTACGAATCTACCGAGCCCGAGGGCCAGGACGAAGCCCGCAAGAGCCACGATC harbors:
- a CDS encoding alkaline phosphatase D family protein — its product is MPELVVGPLLRYVNETSASVWVETSEPCEVTVEVGEARSQALTFTVHGHHYAIVDVAAEGAYQVRLAGETVWPLPDQRPGRIRFLGPGGPNRVVFGSCRTSVPHDTMHIVSHGVDVLRAYGRSMMDSPEEEWPDMLLLLGDQVYADEPSVEMLKFIKDRRDGEPVGEIADFEEYAELYRQAWTDPEIRWILSTVPSAMIFDDHDLRDDFNTSASWREKMAAVSWWPRRVASGLGAYWIYQHLGNMSPDERSSDKLLSKLCAAEGDGGEALDTFARRAYDVPADNRWSYSRDLGGTRLIMLDSRCARQLTQGDRRMIDPVEWEWLTEELRRGGVERFVIGTSVPFLLPAGIHHIQNWNEALAQGAWGRTAARWSEALRQAVDLEHWAAFRRSFEDLSELLAGTGKPVIVLSGDVHYSYVAKAKGLPVYQLVCSPIRNPLSRTLRLANIVAQFGVATLIGGWLSRLARIPRPPFKWRITNGPWFSNALATLSLDTTPLSVRWDTATGTNLSEVTTVELPDHG
- a CDS encoding Glu/Leu/Phe/Val family dehydrogenase produces the protein MTLTVPSTTPAATPFISPGRQALDSALFQLDQAADRLHLDDGMRTMLATPRRSLTVAVPVRREDGRMDVVRGFRVQHNTTRGPAKGGIRFHPSTDIHEVTALAMWMTWKCALVGIPYGGAKGGVSVDPASLTTRELERVTRRYVNEILPIIGPDKDIPAPDVGTDEQTMAWIMDTYSVSAGYPVPGVVTGKPTALGGSLGRAGATSRGVLIATLKALPGSPEGRTVAVQGFGKVGAPAARYLADAGCRVVAVSDATGAVVNHSGLDVDDLRAWVQETGGVYGYRHADALSHSDLLELDVDVLVPAALEGVITAENAPKVRARLIVEGANGPTTPEADRILGDAGTTVVPDILANAGGVIVSYLEWVQNLQACSWSAAKVDTRLRELMEDSFDAVTAMSAERGISLRQAAHLIGVGRVAEAHRLRGLHP
- a CDS encoding MarR family winged helix-turn-helix transcriptional regulator; this translates as MTTGLGSSLAYLLSRAERSVNRGLAAAVTAEDVTVEQWRILRALADGRGHSMGDLAEAVLMPHPTLTKAIDRFIDRSLVYRGHDPADRRKVAVFLSDRGAELLARVEGGVAGHHRLIEAAYGTERTEQLMHDLHRLVVALDEPSRSVAGPEPADPARS
- the ddaH gene encoding dimethylargininase; its protein translation is MTKHYLMCRPDYFAVEYAINPWMDPEAGADRKVAVRQWEGLKSAYEELGHRVSLIDPVEGLPDMVFAANGALVVDGRVYGARFAHQERAAEGPAYLKWFVANGYDRVHEAAFTNEGEGDFLTLDHLVLAGTGFRTNITAHKEAQEFLGRPVVTLQLVDPRFYHLDTALFPLNGHNVAYFPGAFSAGSQEVLKNLFPDAVVADESDATVLGLNAVSDGTHVVINLEAANLQLELKRHGFEVIPVDLSELRKAGGGPKCCTLEIRG
- a CDS encoding Lrp/AsnC family transcriptional regulator, translating into MELDRLDRDIIGALVEDARSTYAEIGQRVGLSASAVKRRVDRLRETGAITGFTARVEPAALGWTTEAYVELFCAGKTSPAEIGVAVARLPEVVSACTITGEADALLHVRATDVRHVEQVIERIASEPFVVRTKSSIVLSRLIDAPLITTHNGSPSIT
- the rocD gene encoding ornithine--oxo-acid transaminase, which translates into the protein MTTTDQFIELSERRSAHNYHPLPIVIHEAQGAWVTDVEGKRFLDCLSGYSSLNFGHGNPKIVEAAQQQLAKLTLTSRAFFHDQFAAFAAGLGDLTGKEMVLPMNTGAEAVETAIKVARKWGYEVKGVAPEQANIIVMEDNFHGRTTTIISFSTDPDAHDGFGPYTPGFTVVKYGSVEAIREAVDANTVAVLLEPIQGEAGVLVPPDGYLTQVRELCTAENILMIADEIQSGLGRTGDTFACDHEGVVPDIYVLGKALGGGVVPVSAITANEDILGVIRPGQHGSTFGGNPLACAVACAVIELLNTGEYQARAKELGAVLHERLRGLIGQGVVTVRGRGLWAGIDIDPSLATGREISKALMRRGVLAKDTHGSTIRLAPPIVVSEEDLLWAVDQLADALAEFAK